CACCACCCCCGCCGGCGAGCTGCAGCTGCACCGGTCGCCCGGCCACCTGCTGAGCGGCCGCGGTGGCCGCCGCGGCGGACCCGCCCCGGGCCACCTCCCTGCCGGCGGCGCGCGCGGCGTCGGCGCACGAGACCCCTGCCTGGGCCACGGAGCCCGCGAACAGGACGACCGCCAGCGCGAGGACCACGGCCGGGAACGTGACCGCGACCTCCGCGGTCACGCTCCCGGCCTCTCGGTCCTGCGCCGTCAGCCGCTCACACCGCGCCGAGCGCACGGCGCACGAGGCCCAGCAGCAGCCCCTGCACCTCCCCGCTGCCCAGCACCGCGAACAGCAGCCCCGCGAAGCCCACCGCCGCCAGCGTGGCCACGGCGTACTCCGCCGTCGCCATGCCCGCGTCCTCCAGCACCACGCGGCGCACCGTCGTCCCCGCCCGCCGTGCCGGCGCGACCGCGCCCTCGAGCTCGGTCCCGCCGGTCGTGTCGTCCACCATGTCGTCCCCTCTCAGGTTTCCCCGGGCCCGGTCGGGCCCACGACGACCATGCGCCGGACGCGTCCTGCGTCGCGGGCCCGCGGAGTCGTCCGGTGGACGGGTCGGCCGGACGAGGGGTGTGGACACACGGGCCGGGGTGGCGAAGGGCGGTCCGCGCGAGTGGCGCGCCAGGAGCGGCGACGCGGTGACACCTGAGGGGCCGGGGTGGCGGTGGGCGGTCCGCCCGGGTCGCGCGCCAGGAGCGGCCACCCGGCGGGACCCGAGGGCCGGGCCGACCCCGGCACCCGACGGTCAGCGCAACCCGGCGCCCAGGAGCTCGACGACCACAGGGGCGATGCCGAGGAGCAGGAACCCGGGCAGCGCGCAGAGGCCGAGCGGGAGCACGAGCCGCGCCGCCAGGCGGGCGGTGGCGGTGGCGGCCTGTTCCTCCGCCGCGCGCCGCACCTCTTCGGCCGCCAGCTGCAGGGGCGGCCCGGCCG
Above is a genomic segment from Aquipuribacter hungaricus containing:
- a CDS encoding DUF4244 domain-containing protein, producing the protein MVDDTTGGTELEGAVAPARRAGTTVRRVVLEDAGMATAEYAVATLAAVGFAGLLFAVLGSGEVQGLLLGLVRRALGAV
- a CDS encoding pilus assembly protein TadE; translated protein: MTAEVAVTFPAVVLALAVVLFAGSVAQAGVSCADAARAAGREVARGGSAAAATAAAQQVAGRPVQLQLAGGGG